Part of the Allofrancisella guangzhouensis genome is shown below.
ATATCATCTAGAACTTTTGTCATTTTTCTAAGAGTTTCAACACAGTTTGATAAATATAAGTTAACGTTCCCTCTTTCCTCTTCCATTAGAATTTGCATATAGCGATAAGCTCTTACGATTCTCTTATTTAGTTTTGAAAGTAAAGTTATAATGTTGTGTAACTCAACTCTATCTATAGGTGTTACAAAATATCTAGCTAATTCATGATCAATTTTATTAGCTAACTCAACTGTGACAGTCCTAGTTAGTCTTAACTCTTCTGCAAGCTCAGATATGGTTAGATTATCCTTTTCTTTCATTATCTGATCTAAGATTCTTGCTGATTCTTCTACACTCTCTGTTGCCTGTATTAGTAGCTCAAAGAATATTTTATCTTGACTTGGAATTAAAGTTTTTACCAGTTTTCGCAACATTATAAATGATTCCTTTAATTTAGGATTAGTTACGTTGAGAAGTTTATAACAATAAAATAAAGAAAAATACTATAATTTACAAAAAATTTTTTTTATGAGAAAGTTAGTTTCATACAGTTAAATCAACTAAAGCTTGTGTAAGGTGGGTTTTCATACAAAAAGCCTATTAAATTTAGAATATAATTCTATTGCTTCATCGAAACTAACAAGTTTAAACCTTAACCTAGATTTTGGTGCAAATTGAGCGAGTTTATTTATGTCTGGCTCAACAACTGTAGCTACTCGTGGGTAGCCGCCTACAGTTTGCCTATGACGCATTAAAATTATTGGTCCGCTAGGAGATAACTGGATCGTGCCATCAACTACAGGTTGTGAAATCATTTCTACTTTCTTAGCGATCAAAGCGTTACCATCTAAAGATAGTCCCATCTGACTTGAGTTTGGTGATATTGTCCAAACTTGTTCAAAAAAGCCATTATCTTCTAAAATATCAAACTCCGGACCTTTAACTATTCGTATATAGTTATTTTTATAATTTGAATCTATAAACTGCTCAATTTCTTTTGACCTTTTTTTACCAATATTTATTTGGTCTGGTGTTTGAACTATAGCAAACACCAAAGTACGAAAACCAACCTTGGTACCACTAAATTCTAATGTATCTCCTTTTTTTAAATACTGAATTTGGTTATATACCACTTGTTTACTATTTACAGAAGTATTTTCATAAGTTGCTCCACAAAGTATAAAAAGCATATCTTCTTCGGCTGTTATTTTCGCAGGATAAATCATCTCTATAGCTTGAAAATCTAAAGGCTGATTAAATAGCTGATAAGCAACTCTAAAACTTAATTGATCTTGGGCACCACCAAGAGATATACCCTTATCTTGAAAGCCATATAGTCTTTCATAAACAGGGAACGATAACCCTCCTTTCACGGAAAATATTTTTGTTTGCATACTTAGCCTTTACGATTATATATTTCTTTTACAAGCGCTAGTGCTATTTTACTATCAGAATGGACACAAATCGTCTCGGAATTAAATGTAACTTTTTTACCAGCTATCCTTATAAAACCTTCTTTTAGATCCATATATTGAGACAGTGCCTTGCTTAAATCATGAATTTCTGCATTTGGCGTACCTCTGGGAATAAGCATAGGATTATTGTTTTTGTCTAACATATATCCCCTTTCTGCAAAACTCTCTTTAAGTATCTTTATGTCATTTTGTTCTGCGTATTTTCGTAATATACCAAAAGGGCTAACTAGAAGTTCTTTTATACTGTTATCTAAGCACCATGTTACAAAAAAATTGGCTAACTTATCATCAACATTTAACTGATTATATAATGCTCCATGTGGCTTAATAGCTTTTATAGTACCATCAAAAAGAGCTAGCTGCTGATCAAAAGACTTTTGTAAAGTGGTATTATCAATACTAATAATTTTTCTACCAAAGTTTTTTTTGTCTGGGTAAGATATATGAGCAGTTATTTTAACGTTATTCTCATTACAAAGCTTTGTATAATACTCAACGCTTTGCTTATCGCCAGCATGTCCAGAGCAAGCTATATTTGCGATATCAATATAATTAACTAACTCATCATCTGTTGGATGAGCTACTCCTCTTTCTCCTAAATCACAGTTAACTGAAAACATAACTAAATTTCCCTAAAAATTATTTTATCTGCTGGACTAAAGCTAGGAAAATCTCTAAAGGCTGTTTTGCCAATAATATTCCAACCACTTGGAGTATCTGTTGTAAATATGGTAGTTTGCGACCCTCCTATACCAATCGAACCAACATCTATTTTATTTCTTGGGGTAGCCAGCCTAGGTAAACTTAGACTAATATCAAGTCCCAATAGATATGGCAAATACGGTTTAAATCCAAGCATTGCTATATGATATTCTGATGCTGTGTGTCTTTTTATTATTTCTGGTATATTTAGACCTAATTTCTGGGATGCAGTTTCTAAGTCTATACCAGTATATTCAACGTCTATATAATGAGTTTTAGATTCTATATGCTTACTATAGTCAACTAATTCTATCTTTTTAAGGATACTATTTTGTAAAAATAAATGATTATTATTGTAGAAAAAATGAAAAGCTATTGAGTTATATGCTGGTACGATGTCATAAATTTTTAGGTCGTTACAAAATGATTTATCATCTAAAATAAATTTATAGATCTTAAGGATCTTAAGGTTATCATCAATAGAAAGCCGATTACTTAAATTGTAAATAAAGCAGCTTTCACTTAAGAAGTAATAATTCATAAACAGTATTGCGTGTTATACCTTTGTCTAATATTTTACAGACTTGTTTTATTTTGAGATACCTTTTTTGCAAAACTCTGGCTCTAATTTGTATAGTGTTATTAATCCAACTATAGCACTTAAACATATAATACCAACAGCCGCATAATCAGAGAATTTATCCGCCAAATAAAAACAAACAAAAGGTAATAAGCCTCCGTATACCCCAAAACCTGTATTATAAGCCACAGCAAAACCTGTATAGCGCACATCTTTTGGAAAACAGTCTGTGAAAACCACCATAATAGTGCCATAAAAAATACCAAAGATTGCTCCCATAACTATAAAGAAAAATATCAATAACTCACTATTAGCTTTATATAACGCGTATATTGGTAAAGGTAAAATAAGCATCAAAACTAGTCCTAAGGTAATTATAGCTTTTATAGCAAAAAACTTCGTCAACCTAGCAGCCAAAACACAAGAGCCTATAAACATTATTAAGCTTATAGTGGTTAGGATAGCGACATTAACATGGGCTTGACCAAGTATTTCCTTAATAATATTGGGTAATATAGTGATCTGAAAATATGCTACAACTGCTCCAGGAAAACACAACAGTATCATATACAAAATACTTTTATGGTACTCTAAAAACAATGATTTTAGCTTAACCTGTGGTTTTGAAGTACTTTTTTCTTCTTTACTTCCACTATGTTTAATAAAGAATGATAAAACTACCAACAGAATAGCTATAGCAAACAAAATTCTCCAGCCACCATTTGCCATAATTTCATCAGGGATAAAATATCTAAAAACTTGAAAACTAACTATAGCAAGTAAAATTCCACCAAAAGCACTTGTTATGACATTTGCTGAAGCTTTAGCTTTACCTAAGGCAGTAGTTTCACCTTCTATAAGGATAACAACTGAACCACTATACTGTCCTCCAATTGCTATACCTTGTAATATCCTGAAGGACACTAATAGCAAAGGAGCTAAAACCCCTATCATAGTATATGGAGGTAACAAAGCCATACCTACTGTAGGAACCCCCATAAAAAATGCTGCCCAAGCAAGGGCTGAAGTACGTGATTTTTTATCCCCTATATACCCAAATATAACCCCACCTAGAGGTCTAGCAAGGAAACCTGCAGCAAAAGCACCAAATGCAAATAAAAAGTTAGTAAAAGAGTCATTAAAGGGGAAAAAAGCTGTACCTATGTATCCTGCACAAAATGAGTACACTGTAAATTCATACCATTCTGCTGAGCTTGCAAAAAGAACAAGTAATTTTTTCATATTCAAAAACAAAAACTGCGTATACTTTTATTAAATTATAAAAATACGGAAAAATATAGTTTTTAAAGAAAATTTTTGTAAGAAAAATATATTTGTGACTTAGTTAAAACTAAGAAAAATAGGACGAAAATTACTTCAATCTAACCACTAAAACATCAATACCCGCCTCATGTAGTATTCCATTAGCTGTAGAACCTAAGAAAAATCTGCCAATAGCACTTCTTCTATGACTTCCCACGACAATTAAATCGCTACATTGTTCTTTAGCTTTTTCTAAAATACTATTAGAAACCCCGCCAATTAAAACAAATTTTCCTCCATTGATATTATTTTCTTTAGCAAACTTATCTATAGCTTCCTCTACTTTTGCCGTTTCATAAGTCATTAAAGAGATACTATCATTTGGTATTACAAATGCTGTATCTACTGTTGCATTATAAAGTTTAGCCACCTCATTAGCCTTTGCTGCTACCTTACAAGAATCATTTTCTAGATCTGTAGGCATTAGTAGCTTCTTATACTCTATAGCTGCTGCTTGCTTATCTTTACCAACCCTTACTGTTAAAACGTCACATTTTGCTTTATGTAATACAGCATTAGCAACTGATCCTAGCAATAGGTTAATACCATGAGTAGCATGCGAACCCAAAATTATAAGATCACACTCATTTTCCTCAGCGTATGCAACAATTTCAGAAGCTGGATTACCTACCAAAATTTCATGCTTAACGTCAAACCCTGAAATTTTAGCAATGACTTTAGATAAAGCTTCTTTTGCCTCTCTTTCTATAGAATGTTGAAAATCAACTATAGAAGGTGCAAATGGCGCCACACAATCAACTACAGAAATAACCTGAAGCTGCTTGATATTATTTTTCTTAGCAAAATTAATTGCAGAATCAATCACTATATTTGCTTTCTCATAAACATTAATTGCTAATAGTATCTTTTTATATGCCATGATAGCTCTCCTAATTTAGACTTCTTTCATTTTCATTATAGCAAACAATAACAATGAAAAAAAATCTTTTAATAACTGATTAAACGGGTTTACCACCAAGGTACTGACGCTTCAAAAAAAAATAGCTAATAATATAGGATTAAAGCATAACATAACATGTTACGCCCAATAAAAGTGGCTACTGATTTAACCGCTAAAGTTCATTGAGCTTGTCGAAATAGATTTGCCAAAACCCTGAAAATACTAGGCTTTGACTTCACTCAGATAACTTGTTTTTTTGTTACTATGAATTAAATCAATAGTCTTTAAGAAGTAAAAGTTTTGTGTAAGTAAGATTCTTGCTAAATGGTTATAGTTAAAGAATATTTGTTTCGCATAAAAGTCGCAACAGCTACATTTTAAAGTTATTTTATAGCATAATAGATACTTAAGTTTATAACATTAAGAAAAACCTCTTATTAAGAAATTATGTATATGAAAAATATTAGAAACTTTTCAATAATAGCTCATATTGACCATGGAAAATCAACACTTTCAGATCGATTTATCCAAGTTTGTAATGGCTTGACGGAACGTGAGATGAAAGAACAAGTTCTAGACTCCATGGATATTGAAAGAGAACGGGGAATCACAATTAAAGCACAATCTGTTACTTTAGAATATATTGCTAAAAACGGACAAGCTTATCAACTTAATTTTATCGATACTCCAGGGCATGTTGATTTTTCATATGAGGTTTCTCGCTCATTGGCAGCATGTGAAGGAGCTCTTTTGGTTGTAGATGCCGCTCAAGGGGTAGAAGCGCAAACTGTAGCAAACTGTTATACAGCGATAGAGCAAAATCTAGAGGTTATACCCATATTAAACAAAATCGACTTACCATCAGCAGATCCAGAAAAAGTTGCGGAAGAAATCGAAGAAATTATTGGAATAGACGCAACAGGAGCTACCACGTGTAGTGCAAAGACAGGTATAGGTGTGGAGGATGTTTTAGAAACTATTGTGGCAAAAGTTCCACCTCCAGTTGGTAACCCAGATAATAGGCTACAAGCTTTAATTATAGATTCATGGTTTGATAATTACCTTGGTGTAGTATCTCTTGTTAGAATAAAAAATGGGACCTTGAAAATAGGAGAGAAAATAAAAGTAATGTCCACAGGCAATTCTTATCAAGTTGATAAAGTAGGTGTATTTACTCCTAAAATGAAAGATCTTGATCATTTAAAAGCAGGTGAGGTTGGATTTATCGTCGCTGGGATAAAAGATATACATGGGGCTCCAGTGGGAGATACATTTACACACACCCATAATCCTACCGAAAAGGCTGTACCTGGGTTTAAAAAAGTTCAGCCACAAGTCTACGCGGGAATGTTTACGATAAATTCTGATGACTACCCTGACTTCCGAGAGGCTTTAGAGAAACTCAGTCTAAATGATGCTTCATTATTTTTTGAGCCAGAAGTTTCGCAAGCATTAGGTTTTGGATTTAGGTGTGGTTTCTTGGGTATGTTACATATGGAAATTATCCAAGAGAGGCTAGAAAGGGAATATAACCTGGATTTAATAACTTCAGCACCAACAGTTGTTTATAAAGCAATAAAAAAAGATGGTGAAACAGTGGAGGTTGATAACCCTTCTAAACTACCTGAACCAGGTGCTATACAAGAGATTCAAGAACCTATTGTTAGGGCAAATATATTAGTTCCAAAAGACTATGTTGGAAGTGTAATTACTCTTTGTATAGAGAAAAGAGGTATACAGGTAGACATGAATTATGTAGGTAGTCAGGTTTCTATAACTTATGATTTACCAATGATAGAGGTTGTATCAGATTTCTTTGACACCTTAAAGTCAGCAACTAAAGGCTATGGTTCACTAGACTATGAGCTAATCCGTTATGAGTCAGCAGATATGGTTCGTCTAGATGTATTGATAAATGGAGACAAAGTAGATGCTTTAGCAAGTATTGTTCATAAGGAACAAGCCAAATACAAAGGTAGAGAACTAGTCGAAAGATTAAAAGAACTTATTCCAAGACAAATGTTTGAGGTTGCTATTCAAGCCGCTATAGGCGGTACGATCGTGGCTAGAAGTACAGTCAAAGCTTTACGTAAAAACGTATTAGCTAAATGCTATGGCGGTGATGTTTCACGTAAGAAAAAGCTTTTAGAAAAGCAAAAAGAAGGTAAAAAAAGAATGAAAAATATTGGCTCAGTCGAAATACCTCAAGAGGCTTTTTTATCTGTGCTTAAAAAGTGATATAGGATAAAAAATATGTCCAAAAAAGTAATCGTAGGTATTTCTGGTGGGGTTGACTCTTCTGTATCAGCGTTGTTATTAAAACAGCAAGGCTATAATGTTACCGGTGTTTTTATGAAAAATTGGGAAGAGGATGATACTGATGAATTTTGCTCTGCTGAACAGGACATAAAGGATGCTCAAGCAGTATGTGATTCTATAGGAATACCTTTTAAAAAAATAAATTTCGCTGCTGAGTATTGGGATAATGTTTTTGAACATTTTTTGACCGAATATAAAGCTGGTAGAACACCTAATCCAGACATTCTTTGTAATAAAGAAATTAAGTTTAAAGCTTTTCTAAGCTATGTTCATCTTTTAGGGGGTGAATATATCGCAACAGGACATTACGCTAGAACTAAGGTTGCTGAAGATGGTTTTGTACAATTAGTAAAAGGGTTCGATGATAATAAAGATCAGACTTATTTCCTATATACATTAGGACAGGAACAATTAAAGCAAACCATGTTTCCTATTGGGGACATAACAAAAGAAAAAGTCCGTCAAATAGCGAAAGAAAACAAGCTTGTTACTTTTGATAAAAAAGATAGTACAGGTATTTGCTTTATTGGTGAGCGTAAATTTAAAGATTTTTTATCTAAGTACTTACCAGCTCAGAAGGGTGAAATTCATGATGAGAGTGGTATCAAAATTGGTGAACATGATGGGCTTATGTATTACACCATAGGGCAAAGGCAAGGATTAGGTATAGGTGGTGTGAAAAACCGTCCTGAGATACCTTGGTTTGCAGCAGTAAAGGATCTAGAAAATAATATTTTAATAGCTGTGCAAGGTCATGACCACCCAATGCTTTTTAAAAGTAAATTGCATGCTATAGACTTAAGTTGGATCGCTGGCTTAGCTCCATCAGATAATTTTAGGTGTAGTGCAAAAGTTAGGTATAGACAAAAAGATCAACCATGTGAAGTTACAGTAAACTCTGATGGCTCAGTAAAAGTGTGTTTTGATCAGCCACAAAGAGCAATAACACCAGGACAATCCGTAGTTTTTTATAACAAAGACATTTGTCTAGGTGGTGGAATAATAATCTGAAAAATAGTCGTTAAGCTAAACATTTCTTGATAAGAAAAGGAAAAATTAGCAGTTTTGCGAATTAGCAGAATATTTTAGTTATTGTTAGATGTAGCAGTTGTGCTTGAGGATTCTTTATCAGGTTTGGAGCTATTAGATTTAGTAATAGTGTAATTATCAACACTGCTACCACTACTAACCATATTTGTTACCAAACTATTATCACTATTCAAGCTAGCTAACATTTCCGTGATTTGTGTATCTACTATGGAGGTGTTTTGTTGTTCAGCATTTGGACTCTCATCAACAATCTTTTTCAAATAACCATCAACTTCTTTGGTTACCTTTTTCTGACTTCTATGAACATTTTTTTGTACATATTGAGCTTCATATACTGCATCCATAGTCATATGTGTATATAAATATGCAGGATCTATAACAAAAGGTCTTAATTTTGCATTGTATTTCTTCACTACATCAGGGAAGTCAATAGTGTAAGCGACTTTAATTTGTTTTTTACCTTCAGAATTAGTCACTACCATAGCAACTAGGTTTGCATCTATTTTAAAGTCTCCCCTAACAAGATGATATTGTTGTTGTCTATCCATCATTATTTGTCTAACCGGGGTAGCGTACACATCGCTTATCTTTATAGGCTTGTTAATCGT
Proteins encoded:
- a CDS encoding 5-oxoprolinase subunit PxpA, translating into MFSVNCDLGERGVAHPTDDELVNYIDIANIACSGHAGDKQSVEYYTKLCNENNVKITAHISYPDKKNFGRKIISIDNTTLQKSFDQQLALFDGTIKAIKPHGALYNQLNVDDKLANFFVTWCLDNSIKELLVSPFGILRKYAEQNDIKILKESFAERGYMLDKNNNPMLIPRGTPNAEIHDLSKALSQYMDLKEGFIRIAGKKVTFNSETICVHSDSKIALALVKEIYNRKG
- a CDS encoding FTN_0109 family protein → MSKLFKKISLVLLIVLLSSCNMLTDDQFVYLGHGTDTPSYQLYYDKTKKLFILVDKRNGCFQKDDTGTCLAFSLQQTKDFRNEVLAKMIKMNILLEKDNYGGNYAISQLEKAGITTINKPIKISDVYATPVRQIMMDRQQQYHLVRGDFKIDANLVAMVVTNSEGKKQIKVAYTIDFPDVVKKYNAKLRPFVIDPAYLYTHMTMDAVYEAQYVQKNVHRSQKKVTKEVDGYLKKIVDESPNAEQQNTSIVDTQITEMLASLNSDNSLVTNMVSSGSSVDNYTITKSNSSKPDKESSSTTATSNNN
- the mnmA gene encoding tRNA 2-thiouridine(34) synthase MnmA, which codes for MSKKVIVGISGGVDSSVSALLLKQQGYNVTGVFMKNWEEDDTDEFCSAEQDIKDAQAVCDSIGIPFKKINFAAEYWDNVFEHFLTEYKAGRTPNPDILCNKEIKFKAFLSYVHLLGGEYIATGHYARTKVAEDGFVQLVKGFDDNKDQTYFLYTLGQEQLKQTMFPIGDITKEKVRQIAKENKLVTFDKKDSTGICFIGERKFKDFLSKYLPAQKGEIHDESGIKIGEHDGLMYYTIGQRQGLGIGGVKNRPEIPWFAAVKDLENNILIAVQGHDHPMLFKSKLHAIDLSWIAGLAPSDNFRCSAKVRYRQKDQPCEVTVNSDGSVKVCFDQPQRAITPGQSVVFYNKDICLGGGIII
- a CDS encoding MFS transporter produces the protein MKKLLVLFASSAEWYEFTVYSFCAGYIGTAFFPFNDSFTNFLFAFGAFAAGFLARPLGGVIFGYIGDKKSRTSALAWAAFFMGVPTVGMALLPPYTMIGVLAPLLLVSFRILQGIAIGGQYSGSVVILIEGETTALGKAKASANVITSAFGGILLAIVSFQVFRYFIPDEIMANGGWRILFAIAILLVVLSFFIKHSGSKEEKSTSKPQVKLKSLFLEYHKSILYMILLCFPGAVVAYFQITILPNIIKEILGQAHVNVAILTTISLIMFIGSCVLAARLTKFFAIKAIITLGLVLMLILPLPIYALYKANSELLIFFFIVMGAIFGIFYGTIMVVFTDCFPKDVRYTGFAVAYNTGFGVYGGLLPFVCFYLADKFSDYAAVGIICLSAIVGLITLYKLEPEFCKKGISK
- a CDS encoding DUF47 family protein gives rise to the protein MLRKLVKTLIPSQDKIFFELLIQATESVEESARILDQIMKEKDNLTISELAEELRLTRTVTVELANKIDHELARYFVTPIDRVELHNIITLLSKLNKRIVRAYRYMQILMEEERGNVNLYLSNCVETLRKMTKVLDDMMKAFSKGDYKTLKSLYTRITVLDENVLEDLGYALKKFSHFEEGDIIFIMKVKDIYKTIENAISTCTAVAESIMRIYVKEV
- a CDS encoding 5-oxoprolinase subunit B family protein, with translation MNYYFLSESCFIYNLSNRLSIDDNLKILKIYKFILDDKSFCNDLKIYDIVPAYNSIAFHFFYNNNHLFLQNSILKKIELVDYSKHIESKTHYIDVEYTGIDLETASQKLGLNIPEIIKRHTASEYHIAMLGFKPYLPYLLGLDISLSLPRLATPRNKIDVGSIGIGGSQTTIFTTDTPSGWNIIGKTAFRDFPSFSPADKIIFREI
- a CDS encoding 5-oxoprolinase subunit C family protein, yielding MQTKIFSVKGGLSFPVYERLYGFQDKGISLGGAQDQLSFRVAYQLFNQPLDFQAIEMIYPAKITAEEDMLFILCGATYENTSVNSKQVVYNQIQYLKKGDTLEFSGTKVGFRTLVFAIVQTPDQINIGKKRSKEIEQFIDSNYKNNYIRIVKGPEFDILEDNGFFEQVWTISPNSSQMGLSLDGNALIAKKVEMISQPVVDGTIQLSPSGPIILMRHRQTVGGYPRVATVVEPDINKLAQFAPKSRLRFKLVSFDEAIELYSKFNRLFV
- the lepA gene encoding translation elongation factor 4; translated protein: MKNIRNFSIIAHIDHGKSTLSDRFIQVCNGLTEREMKEQVLDSMDIERERGITIKAQSVTLEYIAKNGQAYQLNFIDTPGHVDFSYEVSRSLAACEGALLVVDAAQGVEAQTVANCYTAIEQNLEVIPILNKIDLPSADPEKVAEEIEEIIGIDATGATTCSAKTGIGVEDVLETIVAKVPPPVGNPDNRLQALIIDSWFDNYLGVVSLVRIKNGTLKIGEKIKVMSTGNSYQVDKVGVFTPKMKDLDHLKAGEVGFIVAGIKDIHGAPVGDTFTHTHNPTEKAVPGFKKVQPQVYAGMFTINSDDYPDFREALEKLSLNDASLFFEPEVSQALGFGFRCGFLGMLHMEIIQERLEREYNLDLITSAPTVVYKAIKKDGETVEVDNPSKLPEPGAIQEIQEPIVRANILVPKDYVGSVITLCIEKRGIQVDMNYVGSQVSITYDLPMIEVVSDFFDTLKSATKGYGSLDYELIRYESADMVRLDVLINGDKVDALASIVHKEQAKYKGRELVERLKELIPRQMFEVAIQAAIGGTIVARSTVKALRKNVLAKCYGGDVSRKKKLLEKQKEGKKRMKNIGSVEIPQEAFLSVLKK
- a CDS encoding universal stress protein, which gives rise to MAYKKILLAINVYEKANIVIDSAINFAKKNNIKQLQVISVVDCVAPFAPSIVDFQHSIEREAKEALSKVIAKISGFDVKHEILVGNPASEIVAYAEENECDLIILGSHATHGINLLLGSVANAVLHKAKCDVLTVRVGKDKQAAAIEYKKLLMPTDLENDSCKVAAKANEVAKLYNATVDTAFVIPNDSISLMTYETAKVEEAIDKFAKENNINGGKFVLIGGVSNSILEKAKEQCSDLIVVGSHRRSAIGRFFLGSTANGILHEAGIDVLVVRLK